In the genome of Synergistaceae bacterium, the window GCGAAACATGGCTGTGTCAGCATTATGGCAGTGTCATACGCCGGAAAGTTACGGGTGCTGAGATAGCGCAATGACGAGACAACGCGCCCGGGCAAAGTCTCATTTATCGTAACGCCGTCCCTAAAGTTATACGGGACTCCGTAGCGCGTGAATGCCTCCGCGAAAGATTCCCCGCGCCCCTCGTCAATCATGAGTCCGATTTTGCCGAATCCCGGAAAATTCCCGGCCATGTCCCATTTCCCCGAATGCCAAAGCGAAAGAGTCCGGGCGATAATTTCGGGTTCGAGTCCGGGTTCTGCTGACGGAATTTCGATTATCCGGCCTGCTGACGGGGGAGCCTTCACAGTTTCGCCGAGCTGAATACCTGCGTCATGAAATCCGCACATGTTGGCTTCAGGCTTCAGGACTCGAACGTCATAGCACCTGTCGCACACTGCCTGAACGAGTCCCAACTGCGAATGATTGAACGACAAGAAGCCCGCGAAAATCAACACTAGTCCTTTTCCCCAGTCCTGATTTGCGATTATGGCTTTATGCGCCTCGGAGTAGACCTGCGCGCTGTCTAACAGTCTGTAATCCTCAAGATATTTCAGGTAGTCGCGGTAAATTTCAGGGAGGAGAAATTCTGCGGGGTTATCACTTTCCGGGACTAATGGAAGGCTATCGGGACTCACTCCTTCATTCAGCAATTCACGTATATCACTCGACAGCACTGACAGAAAGCCGGAACGCTCGACTCCGGGCAATGCCTCTATTTTGTCGGGATGATTCGCGGTTGCGTCATCAAGAATCCTGCGGAGTATCAATAAATGGTCAGGCGGTGAAATTGTGCGCCTGCGTTTTTCGGGAATGATAATATCCTCGTATATATCCTGCCACGTCCAAATATTTTTGTCGTCATGGCCGGGGATTAGGCGTTTGTCTTTTCGGGAAGGGACAACAAATTTCAGAGTGCGCCCGGAAAATTCCCGCTTAGTGTCATAAATTATGCGGTCAAAATCATGGCCGTTGTTGTAGGAAAGAGTCAGCATGATGATACCTGCCTTTGCGATTCTGGAATGCGGTAATTATATCAGCGCACAAAAAAAGCACCCCCCGAATGCTTCCCGGAGAGTGCCGGAAAGTTTCAGCCTATATCAGCGCACCCTGCCTGACTAATTCCCGCCTGACTGACTCGGCATTAACGCTCCCTGTTTCACCCTGCAACGCCGCCGCGACTCCCGCCGCATGTCCCGTAGCGAAACACGTACCCATTACACGGGAAGCCGCCATAGCCTGAGAGTCCGCGCATATCATACGCCCCGCGCCGTAAAGATTCTCGATGTCAACGCTCTGAATGCACCCAAGCGGAATGTCATAGTAGCTTGCCCCCGGGACATCGAGATACGTTGCGGCCTCGTTGAGTGAGGAATGTATTTCGGGCTTCCATCCTCCGCGGGCGATTCCGTCAGGGGATTTTCTGCGGTTGAGTACGTCATCTGCGGTGAGCATGTATTTCCCCGCAAGCCTGCGAGTTTCCCTGAAGCCGATTGACGGCCCAATCATAGTAAGCTCGGCATTCTCCATCCCAGGCATGAAACGCTTGAACGCCTCAAGATAATACAGAGCCTGAGAGCGCGTAAACTTCTCCATTCTCGTCAATTCCTCAGCGTTAAGCCCTTCAGGTATCACGCTCGGCAATAACACTATTACTTCCTGTGAGCCTGTAATCTTGAGGATAAATCCGCGCTCCCTCGTGAGGTTCGGAATGCCTGCGTCCTTTCCTGCCTTCACTGCGCGTTCAACAGCCGCCGGAGTCATGTCTTTTGTGATGTCGACTCCGCAGAGCCTGAACGGTAGAGTCGCCGCCATTACCTGCCCGCGTTCGTCGCCCCAGAGAGTTTTAGCCCCGGCCATGTGAGCGAGGTTTGCGTCCCCGGTTGCGTCAACAAAAGTTTTTGCGTTTACTGTGAAGCGCAACTCGTCATCCTGGCATGTTACGGACTCAATCACATTCCCCGCCCGCTTAACGCCGATAATATTTGTGTGGAGGAAATATTTTGCGTTGTTCCTGTCCATCAGGTTATCTAGGGCTACTTTCATGTATTCGGGCTTGAAATTGATGTTTTTGTTGCCCGCGGCGGAAATTATTGTTTCGGTTGACGTTGGTGAAAGCCTCTGCATTTCCTCAAGCACCGACTCGCAGACTCCCGCAACGCATTTCACCGGGTTGTCCCCGCAGGTGTAGACCGCGCACAAAGCACCGACTCCCGCGTTCGTACCCTCTCCGCCGAGATACGCGCTCCGCTCGATGAGTAGGACATTTGCCCCGGCCTGCGATGCTCCGATTGCCGCAGAGACTCCCGAAGTCCCCCCGCCCGCTATGAGTACGTCAGCAAAATATTCTGTCTGCATGGCCTAAATCATCCCTATAATCATTTCGCCGAGAGGATAGCCCACGAACGTAAGCACAAGAATCGCCATCACCGCGAAAAATCCGCCCCATATGAACATGTCTTTTGCAGTCGTCCAGCCTGAGCCTATCGCAACAGTGTTGATTGTGGACTGACCTGCCGGAGTCATGTTGCAGACCGCCGCCGAGAATCCTACCATCATCAGCACAGCTCCTACGCTCACGCTTCCTGCGGGCATTGCCGTTAATACTGAGAGTGCCACCGCGCTGACTACTGTTGTTGTTACTATGTTGGACGAGAAATTTGTCTCAAGTATTGCCCACGTCATGAAGAAGAGTATCATTGCGGTTAATGACATGTTAGCGGTGAGAGGCTGAAGAGTCGCCGTGAGCCATTCGGAGATTCCCACGTCCTTGTTTGTGAGACATGCGCCCAGCCAGGTAGCCGCGCCCGTCATTAGGATAGACCCCCATAATATTCCCTTTGATGTTACTTCCCGGAAATTCATTATGCGCTCGCCTTTGTCTTTGAGAATGTAGAGTATTATGCAGCCTAAAAGCGGAGGCATTGCGGTTGTGTAGCTGTTGATTGTCTTGTAGAGGTCGGGGAATGCACCGCGTATAAGGCTCGGCCCTACCCACAAAAGAACAACGAGTCCCATTGTCGACAGAATGATTTTCTCGCGCCTGTCAGCAGGAGGAACAGTCCCGCGCAGAGCCATAGCCTTTGACGGGTCAATGTCGTGAATATCGTCCGGCCTGTAGAAGAGTCTGAACACGAGAATCAGCAGCACAATCAGCAAAATTCCTGTAGGGATTCCGAACGCCATAAACTGAAATTGATTTATGTCATGTCCTGTTGCCGCCGCGTAATATCCGATTGCCATTGTCGGCCACACATGCCCGATTGCCGTCATGCCCGATGACAGACTGATGCATATTGCCGTACCCATCATAATCATGTTGCCGGTCTTGCCGCCCTTTTTGACCTCAAGCACCGAGAATATATCCTCAAGAAACGGCATGAACGCCACGAAAAGCACAGACGGAGAAATGAACAGTCCCATGAACGTAACCGCCGCAAAAAGGAAGCAGACGAAATGCCACGCTCCCCGCCTCGCCACGGCGTTTGTGATAAATGCGATCGTGCAGCGTCTGACGAAATTAGTTTTTGACAGGGGATATACCAGCGCGAATGTGAAAAGCAAGAATGCAACCGTCGAATTTCCGAACGCCCCCGCAAAAGTTTTCCCGAACCCGAAAACAGGAAGGAATCCCAGCGCAAGAAGCGTAATCATGCTCGGCCAGTCAATAGAAATCGTGATCCACATCAGCAATGACCCGAAGAAGACTCCCAGTACAGCCCAGGCATTTGGAGTCAGCCCGCAAAATTCCGGCATGAAACGAGAGCCGATAATCAGCGCAAGCGAAAGAACGAGGAAAAAATTATCCTTCTTCAATTTGTGATTCTCCTTTTGTGTTATTTGGGATAAGTGAATTGTATAATGATTGTGCCATAAATGGAAATACCAGATATTTCACAAGTCCATAAAATTTTTGCGGGGAGTGAGATTAATGCAGATGTCTCACCTGAGATATTTTGCCGAAATAGCCCGCGTGAAAAATATGACTCTCGCCGCAAAGAATCTCCATGTCTCTCAGCCGTCGCTTACATACGCGGTAAGAGTTCTCGAAATGAGCTTGGAGTCCCGTTGCTTTTCCGTCATCCTCACTCAATATCGCTGACAGAGGCGGGCGAAACTTTCGCGGCTCAGGCAGAACGCATAACAGCTTCAGCCGATAATCTCGCGGGAATGATGAAGGGATATGCCGGTCTCACTGCGGGAAATTTGCGGCTTGGTGTGCTGTGGATAGGGGGATATATGGAGATATTCACCCTGCTGAATGAGTTTCGCGGAATTTTGCCGGGAGTAACATATGAGCTTTCGTTTGACGGGAGCGACATACTGATTGACAGCCTGAAAAGAAGATGCCTTCACGGAATTTTTGTTGTGAGTTCGCCAGCGTATCTTGAGAATGAGAAAGATTTTCACAGCGTCAGAATAAGCGCGGAGGAATACAAGCTCATAATCCCGAAAAGTAATCCCCTGTCGCAGAAATCAGCCGTAAGCATACGTGATTTAGGGCGTGAGACAATAATAATGCCGTCAGAGAAGACTCTGTTATACCGTCAGTTGAGCGTGATGTTTCAGGCTGAAGGTGTGAGTCCGCGTGTGCTTTGCTCAACGAGTCAGAGCGACATAGCCGGGCAGTTAGCCGGGGCGGGATTAGGGATAGCGTTTGCGTCATCGACAGTTGCGGGGAAAATTTGCGGGGAAAATTGCAGGGTGATAGATTTCGGGGAGGGAGCGAAAATTCACAGGATAATATATTTTTTGATGCCGCGTGAATTTCTTGATTACCCGCTGACAAGGGCATTTTTTGAGTTTGCGGAGAAAAAATTTTCCGGCCATGAAGAAAAATTAGAGCCTCACGATTTCCGCAAGGCTCAGTAATTTATTCCCTAGTCAGGACAATCTCATACCATCCGTCAGAAGGCACTGTATATTTCCACCGTATAGATGTCTCACTCTCAAGCGTAATAGTCTGTTCCTGATATGAAGTTCCATTGCTGACGATGAGCCTGTATGTGCCGCTGCCGATATAGCTGAAGGCTTTACCGCCCGTGAAAGTGAAGTCGGCCTGCCTTCCCGGAGATTCTGCGACTGAGTATGAGATTCTGACCGCGCCCCCGCCTTTCGCGCCGCTGTTGATGACGTTATCGCCCGTGAGTGTCAGCGAGAATAACCCGGCGTAATCCCCGTAATATGTCGCAAAATCATTCTGCGTTACGCTGAGGCCGATTGCGCTGTCGGTTACTTTGGGCGTGTAGGTGAGGTGAGAGACATAGACTCTTCCTGAGACGGTCTGTGATGTGAGTCCGCTGCCTGAAGTGATTTTCCATGAGCCGGAAATTTGCGGGGGGAAGTCGGATTGTGTGTTAGTGTTGGTGTTTGTGTTGGGAGTCGGTGATGTGTTAGTGTTCGTGTTAGGGGCGGTGTTGTTGGTGTAGTCATCAGGGTTATAGCTGCTTCCTGCTCTCTTTAGGACGATTTCATAGTGATATGCGCCGAATGAAAGCCCAACGTCAATATTATCATTGTCTTCTGCCTGCTCAATCCATCGCATTGTATTTTCGTCTTCAAGTTTCATGACAAACTCGCCGTTCATGAGATTGTCATTCGCGCCGTTGCCGTCAAAATCATCTCCCGCGCCCATTCGGTAAACGCCGCCGCCCTCGTAGGTGAATGCCCCTGTCGTAAACATTATTTCCTGCTCGTAGCCGCTACTGTCGTCCGTGAAAAAAACCGCAACCGCAACGCCCATAGCTACGTTTTTGCCTTTAAGTCTCGGAATGTGATAATTTCCTGTCTGTGTCATCTCAATTTCGACCGACTCATTTTTCCCGGCGTATGTCAAGGCCTGTCTTCCCGATGACCTGTCGCGTGATATTACCGCATAGCCCGATACAATCTCCCACGTTCCATTGATTTCCGCAGACTGCCCGCCGTTATTGCCCGCAGAATTTCCGCCTCCGCCGCTCCCGCCTCCGCAGCCGCCCGAAATGAACGCAAGAAACAGTATCAACAGAAGAATTTTGCACAGTCCATTTTTCCTCAAGCGCATAAAATCCACACTCCCCGCCGAAAAATTTTCATCACAAATTAATATTGCACGACCATACTTAACCCCCCTTCACTATGTTATAATGAACACAAGCAGGAAGGCGGCAAATTATAGCCGTGCTAAAGTACTGTAATCCTAATCCTACAGACAGTATTTTAGCATAAGCCTTCCGATTTTTATATCTTCACGCCGTCCGCACAGCTTCACCGCAATTTTCACACATTCCCGAAAAACGCCCGCGCAAAAAATATATACCTCGTCCGCCTAAGTTGCCGACAGAGAGTCAAACCTAAGAATAATACGCATAAATTTTTCATTTAACCTGTATATTCACAAAATAAATACAAATGAGATAATATGCGGTCAGCACTCCCAATAAAAATTTCACGGAAGGAATGATATACCCTGTTCAACGGCACAACAATAGTATGCGTGAGACGAGGAAACAGAGTCGCAATGGCGGGAGACGGACAAGTAACTCTAGGCTCACAGGTCATAAAGTCAGGAGCGAGGAAGGTCAGAAAACTTCTTGACGGAAAAATTCTGACCGGGTTCGCGGGTTCAACGGCTGACGCTATGACTCTGCTTGAGAAGTTCGAGGACTGCTTAGAGCAGGAGAAAGGCGACCTCATGCGCGGGGCTGTGAAGCTCGTCAAAGAATGGCGGCTCGACAAAGCATTACGCAGACTCGAAGCTATGATGCTTGCGGCGAACACTGAGACAACGTTACTCCTCAGCGGAGCTGGCGATGTCTTAGAGCCTGAAGGGGACGCGGCTTCTATCGGCTCCGGCTCAGGATATGCGCTTGCGGCGGCTCGTGCGCTTTGCGAGTCAACCGACAAAAGCCCGGAGGAAATCGCACGGCGTTCAATCGAGCTTGCGTCAGAAATCTGCATTTACACGAACAATCATATAATAGTCGAGGTACTAGAATAACAATGACAACAGAAATCACAACAGAGAAAAAGACCCTCAATCCGGAATTAACTCCGGCGAAAATCATCGAACACCTTAACCGCTACATAGTCGGCCAGGACAAAGCAAAACGCTCCGTAGCAATCGCTCTCCGTAACAGAATCAGGCGGCGCGCCCTTCCTCCCGAAATGGCTCACGAGATTATGCCCAAGAATATTCTGATGGTAGGGCCTACGGGAGTCGGGAAAACTGAAATCGCCCGCAGGCTTGCTACCCTGTCAAAAGCTCCGTTCGTGAAAGTAGAGGCCACGAAATTCACGGAAGTCGGCTACGTAGGCAGGGACGTTGAGACTATCATACGCGATCTCACAGAGTTTGCGGTCTCAATGGTACGCAAGCGAATGATTGAGGGAGTGCAGAAGCCCGCGCTTGAGAAGGCAGAGCAGAGACTTCTTGACGCAATGCTCCCGAAGCCTGAGCGGAAATTCTCAATGCCCGACTTCATGAAGGCTTTTTCCGGCAAAGATGACGACGACAACAGCAACAAGGAAGAAGACCCCTCAGAGGCCGCCCTCGAACAGGAGAAGAACGAGAGAACCCGCAAAAGATTCCTCAAGATGATGAGGGAAGGAAAACTTGACGACCGCGAAGTAGAGATAGAAATCAACGACAGCACATCGCCGATTTCAGTCTTTGGCGCACCCGGAGTCGATATTATGGGCATGGGCATAAATATCAACGAAATGTTAGGCGGGATTATGCCCAAGAAGACAAAAAAACGCAGCATGAAGGTGAAAGAGGCACTCAGAATCCTTCAGCAGGAGGAAGCAGAGAAGCTCATTGACACCGAGGCCATGTCAAAAGAAGCGTTAGACCTGGCGCAGGAAGATGGGATAGTGTTTCTTGACGAGATCGACAAAGTTGTCGTGAAGGGAGGATCATCACACGGCCCGGACGTTAGCCGCGAGGGAGTACAGCGGGACTTGCTGCCCATCGTTGAAGGCTCTGTGGTTCAGACACGCTACGGCCCCGTGAGGACGGATCATATACTGTTCATTGCCGCCGGAGCTTTCAGCGGGGTGAAGCCGTCAGACCTTATCCCCGAATTGCAGGGGCGATTCCCGATTCGCGTTGAGCTTGAGCCGCTGACAATCGAGAACTTACAGCGGATACTGACTGAGCCGGAGAACAGTTTGATTCGACAGTACGAGGCGTTAATATCGACAGAAGGCACAGAGCTGACTTTCACGGACGAGGCGACTCAGGAAATCGCAAAACTTGCCCACAAAATGAACTCCGAAATGGAAGACATCGGAGCGCGCCGGCTTCATACCATGATGGAGCAATTGCTAGAGGAAATCAGCTTCAGCGTCTCAGACATGGCCGAGGAGAAAATCGAAATCACAGGCGAAATGGTGAAGGAAAAACTTTCGTCCCTTGTCGAAAACCGCGACATACGCCGCTACCTGCTGTAGGAGGAGTGATTCAGAAATGGTTGACGCGCTGAATGAGCTTCTGAAGAAAACGCGCAGGGTTGGCCGTGCGTTTCAGGCGAAAAGGGAGGGCGAGCCGCTGAATTATTATCACCTCGCCGAAATGCTGTCGGAGTTTTCCACCGCAAATGTGTATATTGTCGACAAGTCCGGGCATCTCTTGGGTTATCACTGGCTGCCCGATTACACGTCAAAAGCACTGTCGGAAAGTTTCCGTGACGGAGTAATGCCGGATGAGTTTGTCGTGAGAATGAACCGCTGCCGGGACTCTGAGATTCACGACGAGGACGCGCCATTGTTCGATGATGATTACGAGGGAGAGAAGCCCGAAAAGCATTTGATGTATGTCCCTGTTATCGGGGCTGGTGCTGAGAGGCTCGGAACGATAATGCTTGTGCGGGAAAAATCGCCGTTCCATGTTGAAGACATACTGCTTGCCGAATATCTCGGAATGCTGGCGGGAATTGAAATCCTCAACGAGCGCGCCAAAGTCTTGGAGGAGACAGCAAGAAGCCGGCTTAGTGTGCAGATGGCTATGCGGGCTTTGTCGTATTCGGAGCTTGAGAGCATGAAGCATATCATAGCCGAACTGC includes:
- a CDS encoding FAD-dependent oxidoreductase, with product MQTEYFADVLIAGGGTSGVSAAIGASQAGANVLLIERSAYLGGEGTNAGVGALCAVYTCGDNPVKCVAGVCESVLEEMQRLSPTSTETIISAAGNKNINFKPEYMKVALDNLMDRNNAKYFLHTNIIGVKRAGNVIESVTCQDDELRFTVNAKTFVDATGDANLAHMAGAKTLWGDERGQVMAATLPFRLCGVDITKDMTPAAVERAVKAGKDAGIPNLTRERGFILKITGSQEVIVLLPSVIPEGLNAEELTRMEKFTRSQALYYLEAFKRFMPGMENAELTMIGPSIGFRETRRLAGKYMLTADDVLNRRKSPDGIARGGWKPEIHSSLNEAATYLDVPGASYYDIPLGCIQSVDIENLYGAGRMICADSQAMAASRVMGTCFATGHAAGVAAALQGETGSVNAESVRRELVRQGALI
- a CDS encoding anion permease, producing MKKDNFFLVLSLALIIGSRFMPEFCGLTPNAWAVLGVFFGSLLMWITISIDWPSMITLLALGFLPVFGFGKTFAGAFGNSTVAFLLFTFALVYPLSKTNFVRRCTIAFITNAVARRGAWHFVCFLFAAVTFMGLFISPSVLFVAFMPFLEDIFSVLEVKKGGKTGNMIMMGTAICISLSSGMTAIGHVWPTMAIGYYAAATGHDINQFQFMAFGIPTGILLIVLLILVFRLFYRPDDIHDIDPSKAMALRGTVPPADRREKIILSTMGLVVLLWVGPSLIRGAFPDLYKTINSYTTAMPPLLGCIILYILKDKGERIMNFREVTSKGILWGSILMTGAATWLGACLTNKDVGISEWLTATLQPLTANMSLTAMILFFMTWAILETNFSSNIVTTTVVSAVALSVLTAMPAGSVSVGAVLMMVGFSAAVCNMTPAGQSTINTVAIGSGWTTAKDMFIWGGFFAVMAILVLTFVGYPLGEMIIGMI
- a CDS encoding LysR family transcriptional regulator — its product is MQMSHLRYFAEIARVKNMTLAAKNLHVSQPSLTYAVRVLEMSLESRCFSVILTQYR
- a CDS encoding LysR family transcriptional regulator substrate-binding protein, yielding MLFRHPHSISLTEAGETFAAQAERITASADNLAGMMKGYAGLTAGNLRLGVLWIGGYMEIFTLLNEFRGILPGVTYELSFDGSDILIDSLKRRCLHGIFVVSSPAYLENEKDFHSVRISAEEYKLIIPKSNPLSQKSAVSIRDLGRETIIMPSEKTLLYRQLSVMFQAEGVSPRVLCSTSQSDIAGQLAGAGLGIAFASSTVAGKICGENCRVIDFGEGAKIHRIIYFLMPREFLDYPLTRAFFEFAEKKFSGHEEKLEPHDFRKAQ
- the hslV gene encoding ATP-dependent protease subunit HslV: MFNGTTIVCVRRGNRVAMAGDGQVTLGSQVIKSGARKVRKLLDGKILTGFAGSTADAMTLLEKFEDCLEQEKGDLMRGAVKLVKEWRLDKALRRLEAMMLAANTETTLLLSGAGDVLEPEGDAASIGSGSGYALAAARALCESTDKSPEEIARRSIELASEICIYTNNHIIVEVLE
- the hslU gene encoding ATP-dependent protease ATPase subunit HslU — encoded protein: MTTEITTEKKTLNPELTPAKIIEHLNRYIVGQDKAKRSVAIALRNRIRRRALPPEMAHEIMPKNILMVGPTGVGKTEIARRLATLSKAPFVKVEATKFTEVGYVGRDVETIIRDLTEFAVSMVRKRMIEGVQKPALEKAEQRLLDAMLPKPERKFSMPDFMKAFSGKDDDDNSNKEEDPSEAALEQEKNERTRKRFLKMMREGKLDDREVEIEINDSTSPISVFGAPGVDIMGMGININEMLGGIMPKKTKKRSMKVKEALRILQQEEAEKLIDTEAMSKEALDLAQEDGIVFLDEIDKVVVKGGSSHGPDVSREGVQRDLLPIVEGSVVQTRYGPVRTDHILFIAAGAFSGVKPSDLIPELQGRFPIRVELEPLTIENLQRILTEPENSLIRQYEALISTEGTELTFTDEATQEIAKLAHKMNSEMEDIGARRLHTMMEQLLEEISFSVSDMAEEKIEITGEMVKEKLSSLVENRDIRRYLL
- the codY gene encoding GTP-sensing pleiotropic transcriptional regulator CodY, yielding MVDALNELLKKTRRVGRAFQAKREGEPLNYYHLAEMLSEFSTANVYIVDKSGHLLGYHWLPDYTSKALSESFRDGVMPDEFVVRMNRCRDSEIHDEDAPLFDDDYEGEKPEKHLMYVPVIGAGAERLGTIMLVREKSPFHVEDILLAEYLGMLAGIEILNERAKVLEETARSRLSVQMAMRALSYSELESMKHIIAELRGPEGVAIASRVADRVGVTRSVIVNALRKLESAGLIESRSLGMKGTYIKILSPFLLEYLDRPKGD